The genomic region GCGCGGCTGATAGCCCAACTGGCCGCCGAGAAAAAAGTCGCCACGCAGATGGGCACGCAGAACCACGAGCATCCGGGCTATTTGCGGCTGGTGGAATTGATTCAGTCGGGCGCCATCGGCGCCGTGCGTGAAGTACACGTCATCACCGACCGGCCGGGCAGTTTTTGGCAACAGGGGCTCGAACGGCCGACCGACGCGCCGCCGGTTCCCAAAAGCTTACACTGGGATTTGTGGCTCGGCCCGGCAGCCGAGCGGCCTTACAACCCCGCGTACGTGCCGTTCCGCTGGCGCGGCTGGTGGGATTTCGGTTGCGGGGCGATCGGCGACATGGCGATTCATCTGATGGACCCGGCCTTCTGGGCGCTCAAGCTTGGCGGGCCGGTCAAGGTCACATCGAAGGGCCCGCCGCCGCACGCGGAAAGCGGCCCGACCTGGATGGAATCGCACTTCGAGTTCGGCCCGCGCGACGGCCTGCCGCCTTGCCAAGTCGTTTGGTACGAAGGCACAGTCAAGCCGCAGCCCGAGAGTGCCGCCTTGCTGCCGATGAACGGCTCGCTGTTCATCGGCGACGAAGGCAAGATCGCCATCGAGCACGGGCAGATGCCAAAACTGCTGCCCGAAGAAAAGTTCGCCGCCTTCGAAGGCCCCGAGCCCTCG from Pirellulales bacterium harbors:
- a CDS encoding gfo/Idh/MocA family oxidoreductase, whose amino-acid sequence is ARLIAQLAAEKKVATQMGTQNHEHPGYLRLVELIQSGAIGAVREVHVITDRPGSFWQQGLERPTDAPPVPKSLHWDLWLGPAAERPYNPAYVPFRWRGWWDFGCGAIGDMAIHLMDPAFWALKLGGPVKVTSKGPPPHAESGPTWMESHFEFGPRDGLPPCQVVWYEGTVKPQPESAALLPMNGSLFIGDEGKIAIEHGQMPKLLPEEKFAAFEGPEPSLPRSPGHHQQWIEACKTGGRAGSNFAYAGPFTEIVLLGNVAYRVGKPITYDPASVKITDVPEANRFLGKEYRKGWEV